A window of Metabacillus sp. B2-18 contains these coding sequences:
- a CDS encoding MogA/MoaB family molybdenum cofactor biosynthesis protein, translating into MSTEEHKLHAPDHIRCKVVTISDTRDKGTDKSGQLIKKLLEENGHIIVDYEIVRDEKTLIRSSVLKGCETREIDVVLTNGGTGIAKRDVTIEAVESLIEKEIPGFGEIFRMLSYRDDIGSAAILSRAVAGVAMNTAIFSMPGSSGAVKLAMEKLILPELGHVVREVKKDLI; encoded by the coding sequence ATGAGTACTGAAGAACATAAGTTACACGCTCCTGATCATATAAGGTGCAAGGTTGTAACAATTAGTGACACAAGAGATAAAGGAACTGACAAAAGTGGTCAGTTAATAAAGAAATTATTAGAGGAGAATGGCCACATCATAGTTGATTATGAAATCGTCCGTGATGAAAAAACATTGATTCGCAGTTCTGTTTTAAAAGGGTGTGAAACAAGAGAGATTGATGTTGTCTTAACAAATGGGGGTACTGGGATAGCGAAAAGAGATGTGACGATTGAAGCAGTTGAATCGTTAATTGAAAAAGAAATACCAGGCTTCGGTGAGATCTTTCGTATGCTTAGCTACCGGGATGATATTGGCTCTGCCGCCATTTTAAGTAGAGCTGTAGCTGGAGTAGCAATGAATACTGCGATCTTTTCTATGCCAGGTTCATCTGGTGCTGTTAAGCTGGCAATGGAGAAGTTGATCCTTCCTGAACTAGGTCATGTAGTTAGAGAGGTTAAGAAGGACTTAATATGA
- a CDS encoding EcsC family protein — protein MNELSREKAILEEIKTWEIDLQNDGRTDFQRTFDRWLTRKLDDIPERMQKVFYEKVDTSLFNLHSVIQNSFIQKDAKSQILLSARALNNRIQQISDLHFLSIDQLHYLADLQSSKHRLYSFFQGGITGTGGMLLTSADIPLQAVMNLRAIQMISMCYGYEINNPYEMMTSLKVYHAALMPKHLQYEQWIKLKKELQSDNGMNYFYEGNEDMADQNSIKYILAQIAKLSVLSLFKRKLVAGIPLVSMMIGAAGNYQFTRQITEFANNYYQYRLISEKTSQ, from the coding sequence ATGAATGAATTGAGTCGTGAGAAAGCTATATTAGAGGAAATTAAAACATGGGAAATTGACCTTCAAAATGATGGTCGTACAGATTTTCAAAGAACGTTTGACAGGTGGCTTACTCGGAAACTTGATGACATACCTGAGCGAATGCAGAAGGTGTTTTATGAAAAAGTGGATACGAGTCTTTTTAACCTGCACTCTGTTATTCAAAATTCATTTATACAGAAAGATGCGAAAAGTCAAATACTGTTGTCTGCAAGAGCATTGAACAATCGTATTCAGCAGATCAGTGATTTACATTTCCTTTCGATCGATCAGCTTCATTACTTAGCTGATTTACAGAGTTCTAAACACCGGCTTTATTCCTTTTTTCAAGGAGGTATCACTGGTACAGGAGGAATGCTTCTCACAAGTGCTGATATTCCATTGCAGGCAGTTATGAATCTAAGAGCCATTCAAATGATTTCTATGTGTTATGGTTATGAGATAAATAATCCATATGAAATGATGACTTCGTTAAAAGTGTATCATGCCGCTTTAATGCCAAAACATTTACAATACGAACAATGGATTAAATTAAAGAAAGAACTCCAATCGGATAATGGGATGAATTATTTTTATGAAGGTAACGAGGATATGGCTGACCAAAATAGCATAAAGTATATTCTTGCTCAAATTGCGAAGCTTTCTGTCTTATCTTTATTTAAGAGAAAATTGGTCGCAGGGATTCCACTTGTTAGTATGATGATTGGTGCTGCTGGAAATTATCAATTTACACGGCAGATAACGGAATTTGCAAATAATTATTATCAATATAGACTTATTTCTGAAAAAACTAGTCAGTAG